The following coding sequences lie in one Prevotella nigrescens genomic window:
- a CDS encoding tetratricopeptide repeat protein, with translation MIRRLYILLCLAFALLSATAQTDRQYIRKGNAAFADRKYGVAEVNFRKALAANAHNAIAAYNLGCAMQAQHKDSLALQNYTLATKNETDKARRASAFHNMGTVYQAKKDYQKAIEAYKNALRNNPHHANARYNLTQCMRLLKKQQQQQKNNKQQQKNNKNDNNKNKNKDNNKQDKPQNKPKQDQGMSKDNAEQMLNAAMQEEKATQERLKKYMQQPQSRHLDKNW, from the coding sequence ATGATTAGAAGACTATACATATTGCTTTGTCTTGCCTTTGCCCTACTTTCGGCAACGGCACAGACCGACAGGCAGTACATTCGGAAGGGTAATGCAGCCTTTGCCGATAGGAAATACGGTGTGGCAGAGGTGAATTTCCGCAAGGCTTTGGCTGCCAATGCGCACAACGCAATAGCTGCTTACAACTTAGGTTGCGCCATGCAGGCACAGCACAAAGACTCTTTGGCTCTGCAAAACTACACGTTGGCAACAAAGAACGAGACCGACAAGGCTCGCCGTGCCAGTGCTTTCCACAACATGGGAACGGTATATCAGGCAAAGAAAGACTACCAAAAAGCCATCGAAGCCTACAAGAATGCACTGCGAAACAATCCCCATCACGCCAACGCACGCTACAATCTTACACAGTGCATGCGTCTTTTAAAGAAGCAACAGCAGCAGCAAAAGAACAATAAACAGCAGCAGAAGAACAACAAGAACGATAACAACAAGAACAAAAATAAAGACAACAACAAGCAGGACAAGCCTCAGAACAAACCCAAACAGGACCAGGGAATGAGCAAAGACAACGCCGAGCAGATGCTGAATGCGGCAATGCAGGAAGAAAAAGCAACGCAAGAGCGGCTCAAGAAGTATATGCAACAACCTCAAAGTAGGCATTTGGACAAGAATTGGTAA
- a CDS encoding vWA domain-containing protein encodes MEFANKEYLLLLLLLIPYIIWYFLYKKGSEPTMRMSNTFTFQHTPRSWKVRLAHLPMLLRCVVYALIVLVLARPQTNNPVGNEQVEGINIMLALDVSASMLSDDVEPNRIEAAKSVAREFISSRPNDNIGLTIFAGEAFTQCPMTTDHASLLNLLSAVRGDLSTTGLIQDGTAIGMGLANAVGRLKNVQGKSKVVILLTDGSNNVGDISPLTAAAIAKKFGVRVYTIGLGTDGKDAQGRLVGDIDYKTLQNIAMQTDGEFYRAQSRSELSQIYKDIDKLEKTKLDAKSYGKRYEAYMPFAMLALLVFFVEIVLRVTVFKRIP; translated from the coding sequence ATGGAATTTGCAAACAAAGAATACTTATTGCTGCTTTTGCTCCTTATACCTTATATAATATGGTATTTCCTGTACAAGAAAGGAAGCGAACCCACAATGAGAATGAGCAATACGTTCACGTTTCAGCATACGCCGAGGAGCTGGAAGGTGCGTCTGGCACATCTGCCCATGCTCCTGCGCTGTGTGGTCTACGCACTGATAGTTCTGGTTTTGGCTCGTCCGCAGACCAATAACCCCGTTGGCAACGAACAGGTGGAGGGCATTAACATCATGTTGGCACTCGATGTATCGGCAAGCATGCTCTCCGACGATGTGGAACCCAACCGCATCGAAGCCGCAAAATCGGTTGCGAGAGAGTTCATTTCATCACGTCCGAACGACAACATCGGGCTGACCATCTTTGCCGGGGAAGCCTTTACGCAGTGCCCAATGACCACCGACCACGCCTCGTTGCTCAACCTTCTCTCTGCAGTAAGGGGCGATTTGTCTACAACGGGGCTTATACAAGATGGTACGGCAATAGGTATGGGACTGGCAAATGCCGTCGGACGGCTCAAGAACGTACAGGGAAAGAGCAAGGTAGTGATACTTCTGACAGACGGAAGCAACAACGTTGGCGACATTTCGCCACTGACTGCAGCTGCAATAGCCAAGAAATTCGGCGTCCGTGTGTACACCATCGGGCTTGGAACCGACGGCAAAGATGCGCAGGGACGGCTCGTTGGCGACATAGATTACAAGACTTTGCAGAACATTGCAATGCAAACCGATGGCGAATTTTACCGTGCACAGAGCCGAAGCGAACTGTCGCAGATATACAAAGACATCGACAAATTGGAGAAAACAAAGCTCGATGCCAAATCGTACGGCAAGCGATACGAAGCCTACATGCCCTTTGCCATGCTGGCATTGCTGGTGTTCTTCGTAGAGATAGTGTTGCGAGTAACAGTGTTTAAACGTATTCCTTGA
- a CDS encoding VWA domain-containing protein: protein MFRFANPTYLWLLLLVPLLAVVYHVWAFKRSKRMARFGDKELLRQLVPGYSRYRPLLKFYLMEAALALIVVIVARPQMGTKLSKDRREGIEAMIAMDISNSMLAEDAAPSRLERSKRLVEDLLNRFTNDKIGLVVFAGDAFVQLPITADYVSAKMFLDNISPSLIGTQGTDIGKAIDLSMHSLTQNSKFGKAIIIITDGENHEGGAEEMARKAQQAGIRVFVLGIGSTQGAPIPMDNGSYLQDKDGQTVMTKLNEDMCKKLAEAGKGMYIHVDNTTGAEQMLDNEIAKMQHGEIESMTYSDYAEQFPAIAAIVLLLLIAEVLMRERQNPLLNRMNLFTKK, encoded by the coding sequence ATGTTCAGATTTGCTAATCCTACATACTTATGGCTGCTCTTGCTGGTCCCATTGTTGGCAGTTGTCTACCATGTCTGGGCTTTCAAGCGCAGCAAGCGCATGGCTCGCTTCGGCGACAAAGAACTGCTTCGGCAACTCGTTCCGGGCTATTCCAGGTATCGACCGTTGCTGAAGTTCTACCTCATGGAGGCTGCCCTTGCGCTCATCGTGGTGATTGTGGCACGTCCGCAGATGGGAACGAAACTCTCGAAAGACAGGCGCGAAGGCATAGAAGCCATGATAGCGATGGACATAAGCAACTCCATGCTGGCAGAAGATGCGGCTCCTTCAAGGCTGGAGCGAAGCAAACGATTGGTAGAAGACTTGCTGAACCGTTTCACAAACGACAAAATCGGACTCGTGGTATTTGCCGGCGATGCCTTCGTACAGCTGCCAATAACGGCTGATTACGTGTCGGCAAAGATGTTTTTAGACAACATCAGCCCTTCGCTGATAGGCACACAAGGCACCGATATAGGCAAAGCCATCGACCTCTCTATGCATAGCCTCACGCAAAACAGCAAGTTCGGCAAAGCCATCATCATCATAACCGATGGCGAAAACCACGAGGGTGGGGCAGAAGAGATGGCACGCAAGGCACAACAAGCAGGCATACGCGTGTTCGTTCTCGGCATTGGTTCAACACAAGGAGCACCCATTCCGATGGACAATGGCAGCTATCTGCAAGACAAGGACGGGCAAACCGTAATGACAAAGCTCAACGAAGACATGTGTAAAAAGCTTGCCGAAGCTGGAAAAGGCATGTATATACACGTCGATAACACCACCGGCGCAGAGCAAATGCTCGACAACGAGATTGCAAAAATGCAGCACGGAGAGATAGAAAGTATGACATATAGCGACTATGCAGAACAGTTCCCAGCCATCGCAGCCATTGTCTTGCTGCTTCTTATAGCCGAAGTGCTGATGAGGGAACGCCAGAACCCGCTGCTCAATCGCATGAATTTGTTTACCAAGAAATAA